DNA from Lactobacillus johnsonii:
GATATGGAATAAAATGATAGCGCAAATGTAAGTACTTGCGGTATATCGATAGAGTTGGTTCTCCAAAGATCCATGGCTCTTGCGAGCGTGTACCCATAGCCGCATGATTTCGAAGAAGAGGACTAAAAACTGCTGCTTCAATCCATCTTGTTAATAGTTCTGGTGTAGTATCTGCACCAAATCCTCCGATATCTGTCCCAGCAAAAGCAAAACCGCTCATTCCTAAATTACATAGCTGCGGAATCATCATTTGTAAATGTACCCATAAACTTTGATTATCACCCGTCCAAACTGTGGAGTATTTTTGTGTTCCCGCATAAGCAGCACGGGTAATCACAAATGGGCGTTTACCAGTTAAATTCTTTAAGCCATAATAGGTTGCTTTAGCCATATTGTGACCATAAACATTATGCATTTTAGCATGTGTTGATTCTTTTTCTTCATCATTAAAAATAATATTTTTCGGAATTTCTCCATTAAATGAGGCCGGCTCATTCATATCGTCCCAGATTCCATCAACACCTAAATCAACTAAAAACTTACAATTTTCTGACCACCATTTTCTGACTGCTTCACGCCCAAAATCCGGATAGACAGCATCCCCGGGCCAAACCTTATTAACATACACTTGCCCATTTGGTGCTTTTACAAAATATCCCTTTTTTAGTCCTTCTTGGTAGATCTGATAACTATCGTCTTTTTTGACACCAGGGTCAATAATTGTAATCACATGGAAACCTAATTTGTGAAGTTTATCAATAAATTTTCTAGGATCATCATAGGTATCTGTCCTCCAGGTAAAAACTCGATACCCATCCATATAATCAATATCTAAATGGATAGCATCACATGGCAGGTGATATTTTCGCATTTTAGTAACAATTTCTTCTACCTTTTCAGCGCTTATACTATATCCCCAACGAGATTGTTGATAACCTAATGTCCACTTTTGTGGCAGCGGTGTTTTCCCAGTTAAGTAAGTATAATTTTTAACAATTTCTTTTAAGTCACTCCCGCCAATAATGTAATAATCAATATTTCCATTATCAGCTGCAATGTAGTAGTATTTATTACTTTCTTTACCTAAATCAAAATAACTATGATAAGTATTATCAAAAAAAATTCCGTATGGATGATTTTTCTTCAACCCAATTAGAAATGGAACCGACTTATATAAACGAGTAAAACTTTCTACCTGCGGCTCAGGGTTATCTGTATTCCAGTTTTCATAGGCATAGTGTCGTTTATTTAAAAAACCGGTCTTATCACCTAAGCCATAAAATTGCTCATCGTCTGCTAATTTTTTGACCAGTTCATAGTAGTGGACATCTTTTCTTCTACTAGTAACCACATCATGCCCTTCCGACTCTGCTAACTTTTGCTGGCTAGAATTTGTTTGTCGATCAATTGGAATTCTAGATCCCCGATAATCAATAATTAAAGGATTTTCTTCTGCATCATAAACATCTATTTTTTCATCATGATGAACTTTAATGATTAATTTTGAAGTTTTTATTTCAAGATAGTCATTCTTTTTCTCAACTTTAAATTTAGTGTCTATTGCCTTATTTCCTTCAATTGCATATGAATTAGTATGCTCACCGCAATTTTGAAATACACGGATTATTTCAGGTGTTAAGATTGTTAATTCAATACTAGAATTAACAAAATTTATCTTTATTTTGTTTTTATTAATCGCATATGTTTCCAAACTATTTGTATTCATATTAAGCCTCTACATTATTTGTATTCGCTTTCAATTTTATCACAAAAAACTACTCAACTTTTGAAAGCTGAGTAGTTAAATTTTTATTCCTTAATACCTTGTAAGGCACGCTTCATATTCTTCCACATACCGTTATCATCAGTTTGCAAAATAAGGCTTGGATAAATTTTTCTAATCCACCAAATCGATCCTAGCAAAAATACGAATAGAATTACTAGAGAGATTGCTGCCTCTAAGCCAGTCGCGTTTCCTTTAATTAGTCGAAGGGGCATTAAGAAAGATGATAAAAATGGTACGTAAGACATAATCATGGCAAAAATGCCATCAGGATTATTAGATAAGCTCATACTACTAAATAATCCGAGTAGAGTTAAATAAACTAAGGGTTGTACTGCCTTGTTAGCATCTTCAGCTTTAGTGACAATTGCACCACAAACAGCCGCATAAACGATGTATAGGATCAAGCCAAGCACGACGAATAATAGTCCCCAAGAAATTATTTGTCCTAAAGCTTGATCGATAGCAGGTTTTATTTGAGCAAATGTATCTTTTACTCCATCAATATGAGGAGCCATATAATAAAAGCCAGAAAACATCACAGCATAAATTAATAACTGAGTAAGAATTTCAAGGAAAATACCCAACACTTTACCATCAAAATAATTTCCACCAGGCATACTTGAAAAGATCATTTCCATAATTTTAGTTCCCTTTTCACTGGCAATATCCTGTGCCATGATGGTGCTATAAGTCTGAACCAAAAAGTATAAAACAAAAATTAGAATCCAAAAAGTAGCTGTCTTTAAATTCTTTTCATCACTTGCATTCAATTTTTTATCATTAGTTTTCTCAGTAAATTTAACTTTTTGAGAAAGTGACTGCATCTGTTGCTCACTGAGCTTAGCGTTTTTTAGATTAAGTGCTTGCTGCTGAGTGTTTAAAACTCTGATCAACTCAGTCTTAACATCATTATCAAGGCTTTCGGTACCATAGTAGTTCGCAACTAATTGAGTAGAAGTCTCTTTCACCACAATATAACCACTAATATCACCATCTTTATAGGCCTTTTCAGCTTTTGCCTTATTTTTATATCCATCAAAATCTTCTGTTTTCTTTAATGGCTGAACAATACTCTGATTTTGACTTACTATTCCTACCTTTGTATCACTGTCGAAAGCTGAAGATGAACTCATCCCAAAGAAAAAAGAAATCAATAATACAAGAAATGGTGCGAAAATCATCAATAAAAATGACCAATTTTTCACTTCTCTACGATATGTTTCTTTAGCAACTAACCAAGTTTTATTCATTATCTTCACCGGCTTTCATTTTAAAAATTTCATCTAAAGTTGGTGGCTCTTGATCAAAAGTTTGCAAGTATTTTCCATGGGAGAGCATATTAAAAATTTCTTCTCCGTAACTAGCGTTTGTTAACCAAAGTTTGTAGATACCATTATTCTGTAAAATAGCATTTTCAACCCCAGGTAAATTTTTAACATTATCAAGATTCAGGTCAGTTCTAATAAACAATCGAGTTAAACCAAAATTATTGCGAACATCATTTACAGCACCGTTTAACACAATATGTCCATTATTAATCATTACTACATCGTCACACAATTCCTCAACATTAGACATATCATGATCAGAAAATAGAATAGTAGCTCCGCGTTTCTTTTCTTGTAAGATTACCTCTTTAATTATTTCGACGTTTACCGGATCGAGCCCACTAAAAGGCTCATCCAAAATAATTAAGTTTGGCTGATGAATAAGAGTCGCAATTAATTGGATTTTTTGTTGATTACCTTTAGATAAACTTTTTATTATATCGGTAATTTTGCCTTTAACTTCTAACTTTTGCATCCAATCTTGCAAATCATGTTTTACTTCATCTTTTTTCATTCCCTTTAAACTAGCCAAAAAACTTACTTGCTCTAAAACAGTTAATTTTGGCATTAAGCTACGCTCTTCAGGTAAATAGCCGACAGAGTTATAATCCCGACTTGAAAAAGAATGTCCATCAATAGTAATTGTTCCCTGATATTTGACAAACTTTAAGATGCTATGAAAAAGAGTTGTTTTTCCTGAGCCATTTTTACCAATTAAGCCTAATATCTTTCCATTGTCTGCTTTGAAGTTAATATCAAACAAAACTTGTTTGCTTCCAAAGCTTTTATTTAAGTTCTCTACTTGTAACATAGTTTTTTCTTTCTAAGTAAATTTATTAAAGTTAGCCTTAATTATATCAATATTTTTTCTTAAATATACTTTATTGGATCAAAAAAGCCTCTCAGTTGTCCAAATCTGGGAGGCTTTTATCTTTATTTATACATATATTTTGCAGTAGCTTCTTTAGGATCCATTCCATTTCGAATCTTTAAAGCAAGTTCAATTGAAACATCTGCGATAATTGACTGCGGATCAATAACGTTATATGGGTGATCTGGCGCTTTTTCCTGGGCGAGAGATAACTCAGTACATCCAAGTAAAATCACATTACAACCATATTCATCGTGCATTGTTTTTAAAATTTTATGGTATAAATCATGATCAACAATACCTTTTTCTTTAATATCACGATAAATTAGCTCGTTCACCATTGGTTGAATTTCAGGACCACCTAGTTCAGCTTTTTTACCAACTCGTTCTAATTCATCCACATATAAATGATCGTAAATAGAACCTTCAGTTGCAATTAAACCAATTTTCTCTTCTTTTGGAAAATCATCCACAAACTTATGAACAGCAATACGCATCATATGTAAAAATGGTACGTCTGTTAATGCTGCCAAGTCATCATAAAAGTAATGAGCAGTATTGCATGGCATTACGAAAAAGTCAGGATTAAGTTTTGATTGACTTAAAACATCATCCTTTAAATCATAGAAAAAATTAGGTTGACTATGATCCATAATGTATGCAGTTCGATCAGGAATTTGAGCATCATTTACTAAAATATAATTTAAATAGTCCTGATCCTTAGTAATCTTAACTCGGTGATTAATCAAACGGACATAACTTTCAGTCGCAATTGTCCCCATTCCACCGATAATTGAGAAAAAGTGCTTCATTCCTATTCCTCATCATCTTTTTCTAGTTCATTAATTACACTTTCCGCAACTTTGATGTCAGTTGGATATGGTGTATCTACTCCGCGAATCTTTTGGTATGGGTCGGCTCCCTTACCACAAATCAAAACGATGTCATCCTTATCGGACATTGCAATTGCATCATGAATTGCCTTTTCACGATCTAACTCAATTGTGACATCAACTTTTTCATGATCAATGCCTGCATCAATTTCCTGAGCAATATCCATTGGATCTTCAAAACCAGGATCATCAGTTGTCAAAAAGGCTTTATCTGCATAAGCAGTTAAACTTTCACTAAATCCTGGACGACGTGATACTCCTTTATCACCAGGAGCTCCAACAACTACGATGATTTTTGGATTGTTAAATTCACGCTGCATAAAGCTCATTAAAGCCATCATTGAAGCCTTATTATGTGCATAATCAACAATTACAGTACCATGATTCTTTGATGGCAAAGCTTCCATTCTTCCTGGAATAGTAACGTGACGAATACCTTTAGCACATTCTTCATAATTTTCGCCGGCAAGTCCAGCACCAATAATAGCAGCAGTACCATTCATTTCGTTGAAATCACCAATCATTTGAAGAGTGTAGTCACCAGCAATTGGTAATTTCTTAGCTTTATCAGATGCACAGAATAATTTGAATTCAGTTTCTTTCATATCAGTTTCAACCGATTGGAAACGGAAATCAATTGGTTGCTTCAAGTTAGGATTTTCAAAATCATTTCTGGCAAATAAATAAATACTATCTGGATTAGTAGTAGTTGTTGCAGCCGCATAAATCTCATCGAAGTGATCAGACATTGCATTGATAATACACTTACGTGAGTTAACCATTAATTGCAACTTACAGTGCAAATAATCTGCAAAGTTAGGATGTTCATTTGGTCCAATATGGTCTGGAGTAATATTTAAGAAAAAGCCGAGATCATAAGTCAAACCAAAGACACGATTTTTCTTATAAGCCTGACTAGAAACTTCCATTACTAAATGAGTCATACCGTTATCAACAGCTGTTCTCATATCTCTGAACAAGTCTAAACTTTCAGGTGTAGTTAAACTAGCCTTAAATTTATCTTCAGGCTTTGGTCCTACAATATCATCTACTGATGAAAATAGTGCTGTTCGACCACCATTAATTTGGTCAAGCATTCCCTTCAAGAAGTATGCAGATGTTGTCTTACCCTTAGTACCGGTAAAGGCTACAACATACAAATCATCTTGCGGAAATCTGTAAAAGGCAGCAGATAAAAGAGCCATGGCTTTAGTTACATCTCTAACAACTAAGGCATGCATTCCTTTACCTTCTGGATATGGTTGTTCTGCTACATAACAAGTAGCTCCACTATCTTTAGCCATTGATAAATAAGTAGGTCTAAAGCCTTTACCTTTACAGAAAAACAAGGTATTTGTTTTTATATCACGTGAATCATAGGAAATATAATCCATTTTAGTTGGAACCGCATCTTGAACAGCACTTGATTTAAGCAAGTGGTGTTCCTTCAATATTAAGATGCAAGTGTTTAAAGAAATGCTAGAATCGCTCATTTTTTCTCCCCAATTTTTAAATCAATTCAGCCTAAATTATAGCACACCATCATTTTTCTTTGGGCTATTGAGTGGTAGTTGAATAATAAAACTAGTTAATTCTGCTGTTGATTGGCATTTAATATTACCACCATGCAAATCAACAATACTTTTTGTTATAGCTAAACCGAGGCCAGTTCCACCAGTTTTTAAATTTCTTGAACTTTCTACACGATAAAAACGATCGAAGATCTTCTGCAAAGATTTCTTAGGAATTTGTTCTCCATTGTTTTCAACTCTAAGTTCTACAAATTCATTATTTACCTTATTTGCAATTAAGTTGATTTCAGTAGCTCCACGTCCATACTTTAAAGCATTTGAAATCAGATTATTCAACATTCGAACAATCATCTTTGCATCCGCATCAATTACGAGATCTCTTGGTCTGGTTATCACATTAAAAGTAATGTTTTTCTTCTCAGCTTCTAATTCAAAGCCAGCAGCTACTTGTTCAAGCATTGAATTAACATGTAACGGCGCTAAAACCAATTTATTATTTGTAGAAGAGCGCAAAGTAGTGTACTCAAATAGATCTTCTGCTAGAGCTTTCATTTGAAGAGCCTTATCATAAGCTATTTGGATGTACTTAGTTTGATCTTCATTCAGCTCACTACTCTTTAATAAGCCAAGATAGCCAATAATTGAAGTTAGTGGTGTTCTAATATCATGCGAAACATTAGTAATTAAGTCATCCTTGGATTGCTCTATCTGCCGCTCCTCTTCCATTGAAGCAACAGTACTATCAACTAACGCATTAATTGAATCAATCACTTTTTGCAAATCTGTTTTTACAACAAAAGGAATTCGATGATCAAAATGGCCATCTGCAATATAGTGTAATTCTTCAATAACGTGGCGCAATTGCATTTGCCGATATCTTCTGATTAAGCGCCAATATACTACAATGGCATCTCCGACTAACATAAAGCTAATGAAAAGTCGTTGCCAAGACCATAAATGCATCCCATTAGCAAAAGTAATGGTTTTCTTCAAAAAGAAAATTCCATTTTCTAATCTAGGATCATTTAAGACAGCGAGGTTAATCAAAATAATAATCGAAAGGTTTAAGAGTAAAAGCAAAATAACGGTTATTACGCCTTCACCGAAAAGTTCGCTTTTTTCTTTTGTGGTTAGGATTACTTTCTGCTTTTTCATCCCTACTAAGCCTCTACTTTATAGCCTACTCCCCAGACTGTTTGAATAACTTCTTCACCATCAGTTGCTTTCTGAATTTTATCTCGTAAGTGAGAAACGTGTACCATAACAGTTTTAGCAGAAACAACTGATTCTTGTTGCCATACTCTTTCAAAAATTTCATCAGCACTAAAAACTCGATTGGGATGGCTAGCAAGCATATATAAAATTCCAAACTCTAAGGCAGTTAATTGGATAACCTTACCAGTTAAAGTTTTAACTTCATGTGAATCTTTATTGATCACTAAAGGTCCTACTTCTAATACATCTGGCTTATCATCTTTTACTTCCTTCTGGCTACGACGAAGAAGTGATCTTACACGTGCCATTACTTCTAATGGATTAAATGGCTTAACTACATAGTCATCTGCTCCAGTAATCAAACCTTGAATCTTATCCATATCACTAGTCTTAGCAGAAACCACTAAAATTGGAATTTCTGAATCTTTTCTAACTTCCTTGATAACTTCAATTCCTGACATCTGTGGCATCATAATATCAAGAATCATTAATGCAATTTCTGGATTAGTAGAAAGTTTCGTTAAAGCTTCTTTACCGCTATAGGCAGCAATTGGTTCGTAACCTTCATTTTTTAAATATATACTTAATAATTCAACGATTTCTTTATCATCATCAACAACTAAGATCTTCATGAGGATTTCTCCTTATCTATAATTATTTATCACATTAAAAAATCTATTATTAACATTTTACCCGTTTTCCTTTTAATTACCTAAATTAAACCACGTTTTTAAAGAATTATAAAAAATGGACCCTAGAAAAGCATCTAGACTCCATTTTTAATTAATCTAATTCTTTTTTACCAGTGTACAACTCGTAATAGTAACCTTTTTGCTTCAAAAGTTCTTCATGAGTACCACGTTCAATAATATGACCATGGTCTAGAACTAAAATAAGATCTGAATTAACTATTGTTGATAAACGGTGGGCAATAACAAAACTAGTTCTACCAGCAAGTAAGTTATCCATACCAGCTTGAACCATACGTTCAGTTCTAGTATCAATACTTGAAGTTGCCTCATCAAGAATCATCACCGGTTCGTCCGCAATCATCGCTCTAGCAATACTGAGCAGCTGCATTTGACCTTGAGACAAATCACCGCCATCACCATCGATTACAGTTTCATATCCGTCATCAAGTTCATGGATAAACTCATCTGCATGTGCTAAACGAGCAGCTTGATATACTTCATCATCACTGGCATCAGGCTTACCGAAACGAATATTATCCATAATCGTTCCAGTAAAGAGGTGGGTTTCTTGTAAAACAATCGACAAAGAATGTCTTAGATCATTTTTTCTAATTTGAGAAATTGGAACACCATCATAGGTTATCTTTCCAGATTGAATTTCATAAAAACGATTAAGCATATTTGAAATAGTTGTCTTACCTGCACCAGTTTCACCAACTAGAGCCACCTTCATCCCTGGTTTTGCATCAATGTTGATATCATACAAAATTTGATGCCCTGGTACATATGAGAAGTTAACATGATCAAAAACAATATGTCCCTTAATTGGTACCTTTTTAATGTCACCATTCTTTTCTGGCACATCCCAATACCAACTATTCTTGACTTCCTTATTAGGAGACATAATAACATCTCCATTATCAACTTCAGAAGGCTCATCTTCTAGTTCAAAAATTCTTTGGGCACCGGCTAAAGCTAAAACAATTGAATTCAATTGTTGAGAAATTTGTGCAATTGGCATACTAAACTGACGGGATAACTGTAAGAAGGATGCAATTGCACCTAAAGTTAAAGGAGCCCATCCATTAATTGCGGCAGCTCCTCCAATAAAGGCAATTAACACATACAGCAAGTTACCCATATTACCCATAATTGGGAATAGAATTGTCGCATATGTATTAGCTTTTCCCGAAGCTCCACGCAGTTCTTCATTAAACTTATCAAAGCCCTCTTCAGCTTCAGGTTCATGGGAGAAAACTTTAATGACCTTTAAACCATTAAGCATTTCTTCATCATAACCATTAATTTGTCCTAATTTATTTTGTTGAGCTTTGAAGTAATGGCTAGATCTAACTGTTAAAAATCTAACAATTCCAAAGGATAATGCAAAAATAATAAATGAGAACAGAGTCAATTGCCAACTTAAACTAAACATAGCCACAATAACAAAAATCAAGCTTAATGCCGAGTTCAAGAATTGAGGTAATGATTGGGAAATCATCTGCATCAAGGTATCGATATCATTAGTATAACGACTCATGATATCCCCATAGTTATTTTGGTCAAAATAAGCAATTGGTAAAGATTCCATATGGGTAAATGTTTCATTACGAACACGGAACTGTACTTTTTGGGCTAATACCCCCATCAACATACTAAATAAGTAATTAGAAAGGAATCCAATTGCATAGATTCCAAACATTACTAAAATGGCGTTTAGAAGCGGGCCATAATTTGGAACTTTTTCATGTAAGAGTGGTGTTACGTAAGTATCAATCAGTCGCTCAATAAATAGCGATCCAATTACAGCGGAAGCAGCTGCTAAAACAATAGTAATTATTGAAACAACTAACATCCAAGGGCTGGTTGTCAAAACTAATTTTAATAAACGACCAAGGACTTTTATCCGGTTTCCTTTAGGTTGTGTTTTTTCTTTTACTTGATCCATAACTTACTCTCACCTACTTTCCCGCATTATTTTCTTCTTGGAACTTAGCAATTGAACGATAAAGTTCATTGGTTTTCATTAATTCTTCGTGTGTTCCAATTGATTGAATCTTACCGTGATCCATAACAATAATTCGGTCTGCATCTTTAATCGAAACTACTCTTTGAGAAATAATAATCTTAGTAGTATGAGGCATGTCTTTTGCCAAAGATTCACGAATTTCACGCTCAGTTGTCGTATCCACAGCAGAAGTTGAATCATCTAGAATTAAAATTTCTGGATTCTTCAAAAGTGCACGAGCAATAGTCAAACGCTGTTTTTGTCCACCGGAAACATTATTTCCGCCTTGTTCAATCATTGTATTGTAGCCATCTGGCATTTCACGAATAAAGCCATCTGCATGAGCAACCTTAGCTGCAGCTACAACTTCTTCGTATGTTGCATTTTCGTTTCCCCATTTTAGGTTTTCTTCAACAGTTCCATTAAACAAAACATTCTTTTGTAAAACCATTGCAACTTTATCACGAAGGGCCTTCAATTCGTATGATTTAACATTATGGCCAGCTACTCTAACTGCACCAGACGTTACATCGTAAAGACGAGGAATCATTGAAACTAAAGTTGATTTAGATGATCCAGTCTCACCGATAATACCGATTGTTTCACCCGGGGTAATATGTAAGTTAATATCCTCTAAAGCATAGTGCTTTTCATCTGGTGAGTATTTAAAGTTAACATGATCAAAAACAATATCTCCATTAGTTACGTCTTTAAGAGGTTTTCGTGGATTTTCGATTGCTGGCTTTTCGGTTAAGACAGCCGCAATACGTTTACCACTAGCTTCAGAAATAACTAATTGAGTAGTGATCATAGCTAGAATATTCAAACTAAACAAAACAGAGTTTGAATATGAAAACATGGAAACTAATTGTCCAGTTTGTAAACTTCCACCAACGATTTCCTTAGCACCAAACCAGCAAATTGCTAAAGTAGAAATATTAAGAACTGCCATTACAACCAACGCATTAAGTGACATAATTTTCTGCGCAGTTGAGAATAATTTATAAATAAAGCCAGAAGATTTTTCAAACTTTTCAATTTGAGATTCTTCTTGCACATAAGTCTTTACTTCACGAATTCCACGAATATTTTCACGAACATCTTGGTTCATTACATCATATCCTCTAAAAATACGTGGGAAGTAAGGATAAGCACTTTTAATAATTAATGCCAAAATTAAAACAAAGATAGGAGCGATTACCACAAAAATCAAAGATAGCCTTGGACTAATGATAATCGACATAATAATTGAAAAAATCAGCATTAGCGGTGCACGAACAGCGATTCTAATTAACATTTGATAGGCATTTTGAAC
Protein-coding regions in this window:
- a CDS encoding glycoside hydrolase family 31 protein produces the protein MNTNSLETYAINKNKIKINFVNSSIELTILTPEIIRVFQNCGEHTNSYAIEGNKAIDTKFKVEKKNDYLEIKTSKLIIKVHHDEKIDVYDAEENPLIIDYRGSRIPIDRQTNSSQQKLAESEGHDVVTSRRKDVHYYELVKKLADDEQFYGLGDKTGFLNKRHYAYENWNTDNPEPQVESFTRLYKSVPFLIGLKKNHPYGIFFDNTYHSYFDLGKESNKYYYIAADNGNIDYYIIGGSDLKEIVKNYTYLTGKTPLPQKWTLGYQQSRWGYSISAEKVEEIVTKMRKYHLPCDAIHLDIDYMDGYRVFTWRTDTYDDPRKFIDKLHKLGFHVITIIDPGVKKDDSYQIYQEGLKKGYFVKAPNGQVYVNKVWPGDAVYPDFGREAVRKWWSENCKFLVDLGVDGIWDDMNEPASFNGEIPKNIIFNDEEKESTHAKMHNVYGHNMAKATYYGLKNLTGKRPFVITRAAYAGTQKYSTVWTGDNQSLWVHLQMMIPQLCNLGMSGFAFAGTDIGGFGADTTPELLTRWIEAAVFSPLLRNHAAMGTRSQEPWIFGEPTLSIYRKYLHLRYHFIPYLYDLFAQENKSGLPIMRPLVLNYPTDPAVKNMNDEYMIGTNIVVAPIVEEGKNYRAVYLPQGEWIDFWNNVTYSGNNTILVSAPSDKLPLFIKKNTILSWGEVKEHISSRPDEKMVFRVFGDRGKYTHYQDNGTDFAYQKGEYNLYEIKVDGHKITINLKKHGYEPNYQRIEIRTADEKMNFIYKDKKYIQAN
- a CDS encoding ABC transporter permease codes for the protein MNKTWLVAKETYRREVKNWSFLLMIFAPFLVLLISFFFGMSSSSAFDSDTKVGIVSQNQSIVQPLKKTEDFDGYKNKAKAEKAYKDGDISGYIVVKETSTQLVANYYGTESLDNDVKTELIRVLNTQQQALNLKNAKLSEQQMQSLSQKVKFTEKTNDKKLNASDEKNLKTATFWILIFVLYFLVQTYSTIMAQDIASEKGTKIMEMIFSSMPGGNYFDGKVLGIFLEILTQLLIYAVMFSGFYYMAPHIDGVKDTFAQIKPAIDQALGQIISWGLLFVVLGLILYIVYAAVCGAIVTKAEDANKAVQPLVYLTLLGLFSSMSLSNNPDGIFAMIMSYVPFLSSFLMPLRLIKGNATGLEAAISLVILFVFLLGSIWWIRKIYPSLILQTDDNGMWKNMKRALQGIKE
- a CDS encoding UDP-N-acetylmuramoyl-L-alanyl-D-glutamate--2,6-diaminopimelate ligase is translated as MSDSSISLNTCILILKEHHLLKSSAVQDAVPTKMDYISYDSRDIKTNTLFFCKGKGFRPTYLSMAKDSGATCYVAEQPYPEGKGMHALVVRDVTKAMALLSAAFYRFPQDDLYVVAFTGTKGKTTSAYFLKGMLDQINGGRTALFSSVDDIVGPKPEDKFKASLTTPESLDLFRDMRTAVDNGMTHLVMEVSSQAYKKNRVFGLTYDLGFFLNITPDHIGPNEHPNFADYLHCKLQLMVNSRKCIINAMSDHFDEIYAAATTTTNPDSIYLFARNDFENPNLKQPIDFRFQSVETDMKETEFKLFCASDKAKKLPIAGDYTLQMIGDFNEMNGTAAIIGAGLAGENYEECAKGIRHVTIPGRMEALPSKNHGTVIVDYAHNKASMMALMSFMQREFNNPKIIVVVGAPGDKGVSRRPGFSESLTAYADKAFLTTDDPGFEDPMDIAQEIDAGIDHEKVDVTIELDREKAIHDAIAMSDKDDIVLICGKGADPYQKIRGVDTPYPTDIKVAESVINELEKDDEE
- a CDS encoding ABC transporter ATP-binding protein yields the protein MDQVKEKTQPKGNRIKVLGRLLKLVLTTSPWMLVVSIITIVLAAASAVIGSLFIERLIDTYVTPLLHEKVPNYGPLLNAILVMFGIYAIGFLSNYLFSMLMGVLAQKVQFRVRNETFTHMESLPIAYFDQNNYGDIMSRYTNDIDTLMQMISQSLPQFLNSALSLIFVIVAMFSLSWQLTLFSFIIFALSFGIVRFLTVRSSHYFKAQQNKLGQINGYDEEMLNGLKVIKVFSHEPEAEEGFDKFNEELRGASGKANTYATILFPIMGNMGNLLYVLIAFIGGAAAINGWAPLTLGAIASFLQLSRQFSMPIAQISQQLNSIVLALAGAQRIFELEDEPSEVDNGDVIMSPNKEVKNSWYWDVPEKNGDIKKVPIKGHIVFDHVNFSYVPGHQILYDINIDAKPGMKVALVGETGAGKTTISNMLNRFYEIQSGKITYDGVPISQIRKNDLRHSLSIVLQETHLFTGTIMDNIRFGKPDASDDEVYQAARLAHADEFIHELDDGYETVIDGDGGDLSQGQMQLLSIARAMIADEPVMILDEATSSIDTRTERMVQAGMDNLLAGRTSFVIAHRLSTIVNSDLILVLDHGHIIERGTHEELLKQKGYYYELYTGKKELD
- a CDS encoding sensor histidine kinase, whose translation is MKKQKVILTTKEKSELFGEGVITVILLLLLNLSIIILINLAVLNDPRLENGIFFLKKTITFANGMHLWSWQRLFISFMLVGDAIVVYWRLIRRYRQMQLRHVIEELHYIADGHFDHRIPFVVKTDLQKVIDSINALVDSTVASMEEERQIEQSKDDLITNVSHDIRTPLTSIIGYLGLLKSSELNEDQTKYIQIAYDKALQMKALAEDLFEYTTLRSSTNNKLVLAPLHVNSMLEQVAAGFELEAEKKNITFNVITRPRDLVIDADAKMIVRMLNNLISNALKYGRGATEINLIANKVNNEFVELRVENNGEQIPKKSLQKIFDRFYRVESSRNLKTGGTGLGLAITKSIVDLHGGNIKCQSTAELTSFIIQLPLNSPKKNDGVL
- a CDS encoding ABC transporter ATP-binding protein; this translates as MLQVENLNKSFGSKQVLFDINFKADNGKILGLIGKNGSGKTTLFHSILKFVKYQGTITIDGHSFSSRDYNSVGYLPEERSLMPKLTVLEQVSFLASLKGMKKDEVKHDLQDWMQKLEVKGKITDIIKSLSKGNQQKIQLIATLIHQPNLIILDEPFSGLDPVNVEIIKEVILQEKKRGATILFSDHDMSNVEELCDDVVMINNGHIVLNGAVNDVRNNFGLTRLFIRTDLNLDNVKNLPGVENAILQNNGIYKLWLTNASYGEEIFNMLSHGKYLQTFDQEPPTLDEIFKMKAGEDNE
- a CDS encoding response regulator transcription factor is translated as MKILVVDDDKEIVELLSIYLKNEGYEPIAAYSGKEALTKLSTNPEIALMILDIMMPQMSGIEVIKEVRKDSEIPILVVSAKTSDMDKIQGLITGADDYVVKPFNPLEVMARVRSLLRRSQKEVKDDKPDVLEVGPLVINKDSHEVKTLTGKVIQLTALEFGILYMLASHPNRVFSADEIFERVWQQESVVSAKTVMVHVSHLRDKIQKATDGEEVIQTVWGVGYKVEA
- a CDS encoding aspartate/glutamate racemase family protein; this translates as MKHFFSIIGGMGTIATESYVRLINHRVKITKDQDYLNYILVNDAQIPDRTAYIMDHSQPNFFYDLKDDVLSQSKLNPDFFVMPCNTAHYFYDDLAALTDVPFLHMMRIAVHKFVDDFPKEEKIGLIATEGSIYDHLYVDELERVGKKAELGGPEIQPMVNELIYRDIKEKGIVDHDLYHKILKTMHDEYGCNVILLGCTELSLAQEKAPDHPYNVIDPQSIIADVSIELALKIRNGMDPKEATAKYMYK